A single window of Labeo rohita strain BAU-BD-2019 chromosome 4, IGBB_LRoh.1.0, whole genome shotgun sequence DNA harbors:
- the lrp6 gene encoding low-density lipoprotein receptor-related protein 6 gives MGAVLQSLLLCTLCLQIRGLPLLLYANRRDLRLVDAAHGRANATVVIGGLEDAAAVDYVYAQGLIYWSDVSEESIKRTLFNGSAPGGVQTTVVSNLASPDGLACDWMGNKLYWTDSETNRIEVAELDGTYRKVLFWQDLDQPRAIALDPGRGYMYWTDWGEIPKIERAGMDGTHRSVIIDSEIYWPNGLTLDYGQQKLYWADAKFNFIHRSNPDGSGREVVVKGSLPHPFALTLYEDTLFWTDWNTHSIHACHKHTGENSREIHTNIFSPMDIHVYSQKRQPLEATSPCALKNGGCSHLCLLSPVKPYYQCACPTGVQLLDDNKNCRDGASQLLLLARRTDLRRISLDTPDFTDIVLQADDIRHAIAIDYDPVEGHIYWTDDEVQAIRRSYLDGSDAQFVVTSQVNHPDGIAVDWIARNLYWTDTGTDRIEVTRLNGTMRKILISEELDEPRAIVLDPVAGYMYWTDWGEVPKIERAALDGTERLVLVNTSLGWPNGLALDYTERKIYWGDAKTDVIEVMEMDGSGRRVLVDDNLPHIFGFTLLGDYIYWTDWQRRSIERVHKRSLEREVIIDQLPDLMGIKATYVHETFGVNPCAHANGGCSHLCLYKPQGVSCACPIGLELMADLTTCIVPEAFLLFSRHTDIRRISLETNNNNVAIPLTGVKEASALDFDVTDNRIYWTDITLKTISRAFMNGSSLEHVVEFGLDYPEGMAVDWLGKNLYWADTGTNRIEVAKLDGQHRQVLVWKDLDSPRALALDPAEGFMYWTEWGGRPKIDRAAMDGSGRITLVPNVGRANGLTIDYAERRLYWTDLDTTLIESSNMLGLEREVIADDLPHPFGLTQYQDYIYWTDWSQRSIERANKTSGQNRTIIQGHLDYVMDILVFHSSRQGGWNACASTNGHCSHLCLAVPVSSFVCGCPAHYSLNYDNKTCSAPTSFLLFSQKTAINRMVIDELQSPDIILPIHSLRNVRAIDYDPLDRHLYWIDSKQNVIRRAQEDGNQSVAVVSGAVGGPNLGLQPYDLSIDIYSRFIYWTSEVTNVVNVTRTDGSRVGVVLRGEHDKPRAIVVNPERGYMYFTNLQERSPKIERAALDGTEREVLFFSNLGKPVALAVDNELGKLFWVDMDLRRIESSDLSGANRIVIEDSNILQPVGLTVFGNFLYWIDRQQQMIERIDKVTREGRTKIQARIASLSDIHAVHELDMEEYNKHPCTSDNGGCSHICIVKGDGTTRCSCPVHLVLLQDELSCGEPPTCSPEQFSCASGEVDCIPQAWRCDGFAECDDSSDELDCPVCSDEEFQCDSKQCVDISLRCNGEINCQDRSDENKCEVHCPVDQFTCANGQCIGRHKKCDHNMDCTDNSDEIGCYATEEPSFPPTNTIGSIVGVVMVLFVVGAVYFVCQRVLCPQMKDDGETMTNDFVVHGPSSVPLGYVPHPGSLSGSLPGMSRGKSVIGSLSIMGGSSGPPYDRAHVTGASSSSSSSTKGTYFPPILNPPPSPATVRSQYTMEFGYSSNSPSTHRSYSYRPYSYRHFAPPTTPCSTDVCDSDYTPGRRAPHASSAAAATKGYTSDLNYDSEPLPPPPTPRSQYLSAEENCESCPPSPYTERSYSHHLYPPPPSPCTDSS, from the exons ATGGGTGCCGTACTACAGAGTCTCTTACTGTGTACTTTGTGTTTGCAGATACGAG GCCTGCCGCTCCTCTTATATGCGAACCGGCGGGACTTGCGGTTGGTGGACGCGGCTCACGGTCGGGCGAACGCCACCGTGGTGATCGGCGGTTTGGAGGACGCGGCGGCGGTGGATTACGTTTACGCGCAGGGACTGATTTACTGGAGCGACGTGAGCGAGGAGTCTATCAAACGGACGCTGTTTAACGGGTCGGCGCCCGGCGGGGTCCAGACCACGGTCGTGTCCAATCTGGCCTCTCCGGACGGCCTGGCCTGCGACTGGATGGGGAATAAGCTCTACTGGACCGACTCGGAGACCAATCGGATAGAAGTGGCCGAACTGGACGGGACGTACCGGAAAGTGTTGTTCTGGCAGGATCTGGACCAGCCGAGAGCCATCGCTCTGGATCCGGGCCGAGG GTACATGTACTGGACGGATTGGGGTGAGATCCCGAAAATCGAGCGCGCTGGGATGGACGGGACGCATCGCTCCGTCATCATCGACTCTGAGATCTACTGGCCCAACGGACTGACGCTCGACTACGGCCAGCAGAAACTGTACTGGGCCGACGCCAAGTTCAACTTTATCCACCGCTCCAACCCAGACGGTTCGGGCAG GGAGGTGGTGGTGAAGGGCTCGCTGCCGCACCCGTTCGCGCTGACGCTGTACGAGGACACGCTCTTCTGGACGGACTGGAACACGCACTCCATCCACGCCTGCCACAAACACACGGGAGAAAACAGCCGCGAGATCCACACCAACATCTTCTCCCCCATGGACATACACGTCTACAGCCAGAAGCGCCAGCCGCTGG AGGCGACGAGTCCCTGCGCGCTGAAGAACGGAGGATGTTCTCATCTGTGTCTGCTGTCTCCGGTTAAACCCTATTACCAGTGCGCCTGTCCGACCGGCGTCCAGCTGCTGGACGACAACAAGAACTGCAGAGACG GTGCCAGTCAGCTGCTGCTTCTGGCGCGACGCACGGACCTGCGGCGAATCTCTCTGGACACGCCCGACTTCACCGACATCGTGCTGCAGGCCGACGACATCCGGCACGCCATCGCCATCGACTACGACCCGGTGGAGGGACACATCTACTGGACGGACGACGAGGTGCAGGCCATTCGCAGGTCCTACCTGGACGGGAGCGACGCTCAGTTTGTGGTGACCTCGCAGGTGAACCACCCGGACGGGATCGCCGTGGACTGGATCGCACGAAACCTGTACTGGACCGACACCGGCACGGACCGCATCGAGGTGACGCGACTGAACGGCACCATGAGAAAGATCCTGATATCGGAGGAGCTGGACGAGCCCAGAGCCATCGTGCTGGACCCCGTCGCCGG GTACATGTACTGGACGGACTGGGGTGAAGTGCCGAAGATCGAGCGTGCGGCACTGGACGGGACGGAGCGGCTGGTGCTGGTCAACACGTCTCTGGGCTGGCCGAACGGACTGGCGCTCGACTACACCGAGAGGAAGATCTATTGGGGAGACGCCAAGACCGACGTCATCGAG GTGATGGAGATGGACGGATCGGGCCGGCGGGTGTTGGTGGACGATAACCTGCCTCACATCTTCGGTTTCACGCTGCTGGGCGACTACATCTACTGGACGGACTGGCAGCGGCGCAGCATCGAGCGCGTGCACAAACGCAGCCTGGAGCGCGAGGTCATCATCGACCAGCTGCCCGACCTCATGGGAATCAAGGCCACATACGTCCACGAGACCTTCG GTGTGAACCCGTGCGCGCACGCTAACGGCGGCTGCAGTCACCTGTGTCTCTATAAGCCGCAGGGCGTGTCGTGCGCGTGTCCCATCGGTCTGGAGCTCATGGCCGATCTGACCACCTGCATCGTCCCCGAGGCCTTCCTGCTGTTCTCCCGCCACACGGACATCAGACGCATCTCGCTGGagaccaacaacaacaacgtgGCCATTCCACTCACCGGCGTCAAGGAGGCGTCCGCGCTCGACTTCGACGTCACCGACAACCGCATCTACTGGACCGATATAACGCTGAAG ACCATCAGTCGCGCGTTCATGAACGGCAGCTCTCTGGAGCACGTGGTGGAGTTCGGACTGGACTATCCCGAGGGAATGGCCGTGGACTGGCTGGGCAAGAACCTGTACTGGGCCGATACAGGGACCAATCGCATCGAGGTGGCCAAACTGGATGGGCAGCACAGACAGGTGCTGGTGTGGAAGGATCTGGACAGCCCACGAGCACTGGCACTGGACCCGGCCGAGGG CTTCATGTACTGGACGGAGTGGGGTGGACGGCCAAAGATCGACCGCGCCGCCATGGACGGTTCCGGACGCATCACTCTGGTGCCAAACGTGGGTCGCGCAAACGGACTGACCATTGACTACGCCGAGCGGCGGCTGTACTGGACGGACCTCGACACCACGCTGATCGAGTCCTCCAACATGCTGG GTCTGGAGCGTGAGGTGATCGCTGACGATCTGCCGCACCCGTTCGGACTCACGCAGTATCAGGACTACATCTACTGGACCGACTGGAGCCAGCGCAGCATCGAACGGGCAAACAAGACCAGCGGGCAGAACCGCACCATCATACAGGGCCACCTGGACTACGTCATGGACATCCTGGTGTTTCACTCGTCCAGACAGGGCGGCTGGAACGCGTGCGCGTCCACCAACGGCCACTGCTCACACCTGTGTCTGGCCGTTCCCGTCAGCAGCTTCGTGTGCGGCTGCCCGGCGCATTACTCGCTCAACTACGACAACAAGACATGCAGCG CGCCCACGTCCTTCCTGCTGTTCAGTCAGAAGACGGCCATCAACCGCATGGTCATAGACGAGCTGCAGAGTCCCGACATCATCCTGCCCATCCACAGCCTCAGAAACGTGCGCGCCATCGACTACGACCCGCTCGACCGGCACCTCTACTGGATCGACTCCAAGCAGAACGTCATCCGGCGCGCGCAGGAGGACGGGAACCAG AGCGTGGCGGTGGTGTCCGGAGCGGTGGGCGGCCCCAACCTCGGCCTGCAGCCCTACGACCTCAGCATCGACATCTACAGCCGCTTCATCTACTGGACCAGCGAAGTGACCAACGTCGTCAACGTCACGCGCACGGACGGATCGCGGGTCGGCGTGGTGCTGCGGGGGGAGCACGACAAACCCCGCGCCATCGTGGTCAATCCGGAGAGAGG GTACATGTACTTCACGAATCTGCAGGAGCGCTCGCCGAAGATCGAACGCGCCGCCCTGGACGGGACGGAGCGTGAGGTTCTGTTCTTCAGTAATCTGGGCAAGCCGGTCGCTCTGGCCGTCGACAACGAGCTGGGAAAACTCTTCTGGGTCGACATGGACCTGAGGCGCATCGAGAGCAGCGATCTGTCCG GAGCCAATCGGATCGTCATCGAGGACTCCAACATCCTGCAGCCGGTGGGTCTGACGGTGTTTGGGAATTTCCTGTACTGGATCGACCGGCAGCAGCAGATGATCGAGCGCATCGATAAGGTCACGCGTGAGGGACGCACCAAGATCCAGGCGCGCATCGCGTCTCTGAGCGACATCCACGCCGTCCACGAGCTCGACATGGAGGAGTACA ATAAACACCCCTGCACGTCCGATAACGGCGGCTGCTCGCACATCTGCATCGTCAAAGGAGACGGAACCACGCGCTGCTCGTGTCCCGTTCATCTGGTGCTGCTGCAGGACGAGCTCTCCTGCGGAG AGCCGCCCACGTGTTCTCCTGAGCAGTTCTCCTGCGCGTCCGGCGAGGTCGACTGCATCCCGCAGGCCTGGCGCTGCGACGGTTTCGCCGAGTGCGACGACAGCAGCGACGAGCTCGACTGTCCCGTTTGCTCCGACGAGGAGTTCCAGTGCGACAGCAAGCAGTGCGTGGACATTTCGCTGCGCTGCAACGGGGAAATCAACTGCCAGGACCGATCGGATGAGAACAAATGCGAAG TTCACTGTCCCGTGGATCAGTTCACCTGCGCCAACGGCCAGTGCATCGGACGCCATAAGAAATGTGACCACAACATGGACTGCACGGACAACTCGGACGAGATCGGCTGCT ATGCCACAGAAGAGCCTTCCTTTCCTCCGACGAACACCATCGGCTCTATCGTGGGTGTGGTGATGGTGTTGTTCGTGGTGGGCGCCGTGTATTTCGTGTGCCAGCGCGTCCTGTGTCCTCAGATGAAGGACGACGGCGAGACCATGACCAATGACTTCGTGGTCCACGGGCCGTCGTCGGTGCCGCTGGGATACGTGCCTCACCCCGGCTCTCTGAGCGGCTCGCTGCCAG GCATGTCTCGCGGAAAATCGGTCATCGGCTCGCTGAGCATCATGGGTGGCAGCAGCGGGCCGCCGTACGACCGCGCGCACGTGACCGGAGCCTCGTCCAGCAGTTCCTCCAGCACCAAGGGCACGTACTTCCCTCCG ATTCTCAATCCCCCTCCGTCTCCCGCCACAGTGAGGTCTCAGTATACGATGGAGTTCGGGTACTCGTCGAACAGCCCGTCGACGCACCGATCGTACAG CTACAGGCCGTACAGCTACCGTCACTTCGCCCCTCCGACGACGCCGTGCAGCACGGACGTGTGCGACAGCGACTACACGCCGGGCCGCCGGGCTCCGCACGCGTCCAGCGCCGCCGCCGCCACCAAGGGCTACACCAGCGACCTGAACTACGACTCGGAGCCGCTGCCGCCGCCGCCCACCCCGCGCAGCCAGTACCTGTCGGCGGAGGAGAACTGCGAGAGCTGCCCGCCGTCGCCCTACACCGAACGCAGTTACTCGCACCACCTGTACCCGCCGCCGCCCTCGCCCTGCACGGACTCGTCCTGA